In the genome of Quercus robur chromosome 3, dhQueRobu3.1, whole genome shotgun sequence, one region contains:
- the LOC126717108 gene encoding disease resistance protein RUN1-like has product MALVTCKEASSSSFTHQPKKFDVFLSFRGEDTRLGFVGHLYNALCQRGINTFIDNNLQRGEEISVGLFKVIGSSRISIIVFSENYASSKWCLDELAKIVECKKKDQLVLPIFYNIDPSEVRNQKGKFGEALSKHEEKLKDYKVQSWREALFEVANISGWHYQHSCSEFEFIQGIVERISNFKLNCSPLFVARYLVGINYHVMTILSDIKSNDGHIIGIYGPSGLGKTTIAKAIFNRICDEFDGFCYLENLRERSGTNAGVIELQETLLFEILRNTNLKVGNKSRGINMIKERLSFMRILLVLDDVDKRIQIENLLGRCDWFASGSKIIITTRDKHLAATLGNCCSTYSVKELDQDEALELFSMHAFQSNKPKDDYLELADRVIQYAKGLPLALVIIGADLYGRTKPEWRSAVEKYERIPNEEIKKILEISYEGLDKTEKDIFLDIACFFEGFPKEYVIDILDACNLYPIHGIQRLIDKCLITVGQYDKLLMHDLLQQMGRDIVQRESPDLPGECSRLWCYEDVHKVLTQNMGSEKIRGIRICSPESSKMKLEPKCLEKMKNLKFLIVSNVDICRVLKYLPNELRVLDWSGFPLSSLPPNFDPQNLIALNMPESRVTLDKLFKRIQCKNLTYMNFNSNQYIRELPDLLSATPNVKKLDLRNCRKLVKIHDSIGCLDKLESWDLFSCDELQILPSCIVMKSLKYLYLFNCKRIKRLPDIPQEMENLKFLSLGHTAIRELPPSIENLTGLERLEIGSSFYSCQLPSCIYKLQQIRELLLFGNVKFLKDVGIGRQAATCNSYGGFSKYCFPKLNFLKKLTSCFTHSEKYLLSGSKDLNLRESIIRFNRLNWLVIRDSKFLKKIPKLPESIRLVDATNCISLNSESLRKLILQFGRILGLSPNMKCSGVKHKVLMDSHSYRKLSNQIDCSSRVSLSKFIAIHNEFFPTLNMYLFDYEEIYDITVPGKKIPNWINHQSIESSISFWVGPEFPSIAVCVALHLIPLKDSYANNDKHGSIRDDDINCLFHIHISTDSRKRRLMVTRRFYGLKCDHLWFRGEPHGRLQRRFGDLMQGDRNHVEISCKIDHWVSENGKCAPVIARMGVHVECVCPPQNSVIIQHNSQNVADDTELLAPLLSQNGSHTDSDAGDTSSSSSP; this is encoded by the exons ATGGCTCTTGTGACCTGCAAAGAagcctcatcttcttctttcaccCACCAACCCAAGAAATTTGATGTCTTCTTGAGTTTTAGAGGTGAAGATACCCGTCTTGGTTTTGTAGGTCATTTGTATAATGCCTTGTGTCAACGGGGTATTAAcacttttattgataataacCTTCAAAGGGGGGAAGAAATTTCTGTAGGACTTTTCAAAGTCATTGGAAGTTCAAGGATTTCAATAATTGTATTCTCTGAAAACTATGCATCCTCCAAATGGTGCTTGGATGAACTTGCCAAGATTGTTGAGTGTAAGAAAAAAGACCAGTTAGTGCTACCGATTTTTTACAACATAGATCCATCAGAGGTTCGTAACCAAAAAGGAAAGTTTGGAGAAGCACTATctaaacatgaagaaaaattaaaggattACAAGGTGCAGAGCTGGAGGGAAGCTTTATTTGAAGTTGCAAATATATCTGGTTGGCATTACCAACATAG TTGTAGCGAGTTTGAATTTATCCAAGGAATTGTTGAAAGgatctcaaattttaaattaaactgCTCACCGTTATTTGTCGCACGATACCTAGTTGGAATAAATTATCATGTAATGACCATACTTTCAGATATTAAGTCAAATGATGGTCATATAATAGGTATCTATGGCCCTAGTGGACTTGGTAAGACAACAATCGCAAAAGctatttttaatagaatttgtgATGAATTTGATGGATTTTGTTATCTAGAAAATTTAAGAGAAAGATCGGGGACAAATGCTGGTGTAATCGAACTACAAGAGACACTTCTTTTTGAGATCTTAAGGAATACAAATTTAAAGGTGGGTAACAAATCGAGAGGAATCAATATGATAAAGGAAAGACTTTCATTTATGAGGATCCTTTTagttcttgatgatgtggataAACGGATCCAAATAGAAAATTTGCTTGGAAGATGTGATTGGTTTGCTTCTGGAAGCAAAATCATTATAACAACAAGAGACAAACACTTGGCAGCTACTCTTGGAAATTGTTGTTCAACCTACTCGGTTAAGGAATTAGATCAAGATGAAGCTCTTGAACTTTTTAGTATGCACGCCTTCCAAAGCAACAAACCCAAAGATGATTATTTGGAACTTGCAGACAGAGTTATACAATATGCCAAGGGATTGCCGTTGGCTCTAGTAATAATTGGTGCTGATTTGTATGGAAGAACTAAACCTGAATGGAGAAGTGCAGTAGAAAAGTATGAAAGAATTcctaatgaagaaataaaaaaaatacttgaaatAAGTTATGAAGGATTGgataaaactgaaaaagatatTTTCCTTGATATTGCATGCTTCTTTGAGGGATTTCCTAAGGAGTATGTCATTGATATACTGGATGCTTGCAATTTATATCCAATTCATGGAATTCAAAGACTTATCGATAAGTGCCTAATAACCGTTGGTCAATATGATAAATTGTTGATGCATGACTTGCTACAACAAATGGGTAGGGACATTGTTCAACGGGAATCACCAGACTTGCCTGGAGAATGCAGTAGGCTATGGTGTTATGAGGATGTTCATAAAGTACTAACACAAAATATG GGATCAGAAAAAATTCGAGGCATAAGGATATGCTCACCTGAATCATCAAAGATGAAATTAGAACCTAAATGTcttgaaaagatgaaaaatctcAAGTTCCTCATAGTTAGTAATGTAGATATTTGTAGAGTTCTCAAATATCTTCCTAACGAATTAAGGGTTCTTGATTGGTCCGGATTTCCTTTATCTTCCTTACCACCTAATTTTGATCCTCAAAATCTCATTGCATTGAACATGCCAGAAAGTCGAGTTACATTGGACAAGCTTTTCAAg AGGATACAATGCAAAAACTTGACATATATGAATTTCAATTCCAATCAATACATTAGGGAATTACCCGATTTATTGAGTGCCACCCCAAATGTAAAGAAATTGGATCTCCGAAATTGTAGAAAATTAGTCAAGATTCATGACTCTATTGGATGTCTTGATAAGCTTGAAAGCTGGGACCTCTTTAGTTGCGATGAACTTCAAATTCTCCCAAGTTGTATTGTGATGAAatctcttaaatatttatatctttttaatTGCAAAAGGATTAAAAGGTTACCCGATATTCCCCAagaaatggaaaatttaaagtttttaagTCTAGGACACACTGCTATTAGAGAGCTTCCTCCGTCAATTGAGAATCTCACTGGGCTTGAGCGATTAGAAATAGGTTCCAGTTTCTATTCGTGTCAACTTCCTAGTTGCATTTATAAATTGCAGCAAATTCGCGAACTCTTGCTTTTTGGTAATGTCAAATTTCTAAAGGACGTGGGGATTGGTAGACAAGCAGCAACGTGCAATTCTTACGGtggcttttcaaaatattgttttccaaagttgaattttctaaaaaagttGACTTCTTGCTTCACCCACTCAGAGAAATATCTATTATCAGGGAGTAAAGATTTGAACCTCAGAGAAAGCATTATCAGATTCAATAGATTAAATTGGCTTGTAATTCGAGATTCCAAGTTCcttaagaaaattccaaagctTCCAGAAAGTATAAGACTTGTAGATGCAACAAACTGCATATCGTTGAATTCAGAATCattaagaaaattaatcctTCAg TTTGGAAGAATTTTAGGGCTTTCACCAAATATGAAATGTTCAGGTGTGAAACACAAAGTATTAATGGATTCGCATTCATATCGCAAATTATCAAATCAGATTGATTGCTCTTCCCGGGTCTCCCTCTCCAAGTTCATCGCAATTCATAATGAGTTCTTTCCCACTCTAAATATGTATCTGTTTGATTATGAAGAGATATATGATATTACAGTACCAGGAAAGAAGATTCCGAATTGGATCAATCATCAAAGCATTGAAAGTTCCATATCATTCTGGGTTGGTCCTGAGTTTCCATCAATTGCTGTTTGTGTTGCTCTTCATCTAATTCCGTTGAAGGATAGTTACGCTAATAATGATAAACACGGTTCTATTCGTGATGATGATATCAATTGTCTTTTTCATATCCACATTTCTACCGATAGTCGTAAGCGACGTCTCATGGTTACGCGGCGTTTTTATGGATTGAAGTGTGATCATCTGTGGTTTCGCGGAGAACCTCACGGCCGATTACAGAGGAGATTCGGAGACTTGATGCAAGGTGATCGGAATCATGTTGAGATTTCATGTAAAATCGATCACTGGGTAAGTGAAAACGGAAAATGTGCTCCTGTGATTGCAAGGATGGGAGTACATGTGGAATGCGTATGTCCTCCTCAGAATTCCGTTATCATCCAACACAATTCTCAAAATGTTGCTGACGACACAGAACTGCTCGCACCTTTACTATCACAAAATGGTTCACATACGGACTCAGACGCAGGAGACACTTCAAGCTCCTCTAGTCCCTGA